A stretch of Miscanthus floridulus cultivar M001 chromosome 13, ASM1932011v1, whole genome shotgun sequence DNA encodes these proteins:
- the LOC136501988 gene encoding uncharacterized protein, producing MLKTLLYAVDPTFSSLSRYGTPPQSPPNQRSVRRKASITESHPWPLQRALHQSAVSSPLLVRQLRDRRRPTASASSVHSPGLGSIFNGDDRPSPGLLLGSSANMALSWVLMMRSWLTSKMMHRHSGLEYFGAPLGKGRQAAKIEDVAYKGCVLREGDELGHLNMGLVAKPFQYAPIVDLL from the exons ATGCTCA AGACCCTCCTATACGCGGTGGACCCGACCTTCTCCTCGCTCTCCCGATATGGCACCCCGCCGCAATCTCCCCCGAATCAACGCTCCGTGAGAAGGAAGGCCTCCATCACCGAATCCCATCCGTGGCCCCTCCAGCGCGCGCTTCACCAATCAGCTGTGTCTTCTCCCCTTCTCGTGCGGCAACTGCGTGACCGCCGACGCCCGACGGCAAGTGCTTCGTCGGTCCATTCGCCAGGCCTTGGTTCCATCTTCAACGGAGACGACCGCCCATCACCAG GACTGTTGTTGGGATCAAGTGCAAATATGGCATTGTCCTG GGTGTTGATGATGAGAAGCTGGTTAACCTCAAAGATGATGCACCGGCACTCTGGCTTG GAATACTTCGGTGCTCCATTGGGGAAGGGAAGACAGGCTGCAaagat AGAAGATGTGGCATACAAAGGTTGTGTCCTGCGCGAAGGCGATGAGCTGGGCCATCTCAATATGGGACTGGTCGCTAAACCATTTCAATATGCACCAATAGTGGACCTCCTCTAA